The Acinetobacter pittii genome contains a region encoding:
- the argF gene encoding ornithine carbamoyltransferase has translation MALRHFLTLRDLSTLELNRILERASELKKMQHDNKVYQPFVGKVLGMIFEKSSTRTRISFEAGINQFGGSAIFLSPRDTQLGRGEPIEDSARVISSMLDIVMIRTFGHDIVERFASYSKVPVINGLTDDHHPCQLLADLQTYIEHRGSIEGKTVAWIGDGNNMCNSYIEAAHMMGFKLKIASPKGYEPKPEFLAEFGHCVELFDNAEDAAVNADLIVTDVWASMGQEEEQKLREKAFADFQVNEKLMSLAHPDCLFMHCLPAHRGEEISETMLDHKNAVVWDEAENRLHAQKALVEFLLNENLKA, from the coding sequence ATGGCTCTAAGACATTTCCTGACTTTACGTGATCTATCCACTCTAGAACTTAATCGCATCTTAGAACGCGCGAGCGAGCTTAAAAAAATGCAACATGACAATAAGGTCTACCAACCTTTTGTCGGTAAAGTATTGGGAATGATTTTTGAGAAATCTAGTACGCGTACACGTATCTCTTTTGAAGCAGGTATTAACCAATTTGGCGGCAGTGCGATTTTCTTATCGCCTCGTGACACACAATTAGGTCGTGGCGAACCAATCGAAGACTCAGCACGTGTAATTTCAAGTATGCTTGATATTGTGATGATTCGTACCTTTGGTCATGACATTGTTGAACGCTTTGCATCTTACTCAAAAGTTCCTGTAATTAACGGCTTAACTGATGATCATCATCCATGCCAGTTACTTGCTGACTTACAAACTTATATTGAACACCGCGGCAGCATTGAAGGCAAAACCGTTGCTTGGATTGGTGATGGTAATAATATGTGTAATTCATATATTGAAGCTGCACACATGATGGGTTTCAAACTCAAAATTGCATCGCCAAAAGGATATGAACCTAAACCTGAATTTTTAGCAGAGTTTGGTCATTGTGTTGAGCTTTTTGATAATGCAGAAGATGCAGCAGTAAATGCTGATCTCATTGTGACAGATGTATGGGCAAGCATGGGCCAAGAAGAAGAACAAAAACTTCGTGAAAAGGCCTTTGCTGATTTTCAGGTTAACGAAAAATTAATGAGCCTTGCTCACCCGGACTGTTTATTCATGCATTGCTTACCTGCTCATCGTGGTGAGGAAATTTCTGAAACCATGCTCGATCATAAAAATGCAGTCGTATGGGATGAGGCAGAAAATCGTCTTCATGCTCAAAAAGCTTTAGTCGAATTTTTATTGAATGAAAATCTAAAAGCTTAA
- a CDS encoding D-amino acid dehydrogenase, translating into MPHVIVIGAGITGVTSAYELSQLGYQVTVIDRHLYPAMETSFANGGQLSACNAEVWNQKATVIKGFKWMRQKDAPLLLNPSFSLHKYSWLVEFLSHIKNYEANTIETVRLALLARKRLFEVAEKEQLEFDLEKRGILHMYHSKADYEIAKQVNNVLNKGTLERYSVSPDEMKTIEPSLTGDYFGGYYTPSDATGDIHKYSTSLAEKTKEYGVQYKFGLEVMDIKCSADKVVVTCQPSAEHPYLVESDHIQLEGDVLVVCGGVGSYQLADMIGERVNVYPVKGYSITVQLKDEHSVKNAPWVSLLDESAKIVTSRLGKDRLRVAGTAEFNGYNRDIRADRIQPLVNWVNRNFDISTEHVVPWAGLRPMMPNMLPVVKQSKQPRVFYNTGHGHLGWTLSAATAVLVGQDIAQKYPA; encoded by the coding sequence ATGCCACATGTTATTGTGATAGGTGCGGGAATCACAGGGGTTACCTCTGCTTATGAATTATCGCAACTGGGTTATCAAGTCACAGTGATTGATCGACATTTATATCCTGCAATGGAAACATCCTTTGCCAATGGAGGGCAATTATCGGCTTGTAACGCTGAAGTATGGAACCAAAAAGCCACCGTGATTAAAGGCTTTAAATGGATGAGACAAAAAGATGCTCCTCTATTGTTAAACCCTTCATTTAGTTTGCATAAGTATAGTTGGCTAGTTGAATTTCTATCGCATATTAAAAACTATGAAGCAAATACGATCGAGACGGTGCGTTTGGCATTGCTTGCTCGTAAGCGTTTGTTTGAAGTTGCTGAAAAAGAGCAGCTTGAGTTTGATTTGGAGAAACGTGGAATCCTCCATATGTATCATAGTAAAGCTGACTATGAGATTGCTAAACAAGTTAATAACGTATTGAACAAAGGTACATTAGAGCGCTATTCGGTTTCACCTGATGAAATGAAAACAATAGAACCATCTTTGACGGGTGACTATTTCGGTGGTTACTACACGCCAAGTGATGCAACGGGGGATATTCATAAATATTCAACCTCTTTGGCTGAAAAGACTAAAGAATATGGCGTTCAATATAAGTTCGGCCTAGAAGTTATGGACATTAAGTGCAGCGCAGACAAAGTAGTCGTGACTTGTCAGCCAAGTGCGGAGCATCCTTATCTGGTTGAATCTGATCACATCCAACTTGAAGGTGATGTACTTGTGGTTTGTGGTGGTGTAGGGAGCTATCAACTTGCCGATATGATTGGTGAGCGAGTAAATGTGTATCCAGTAAAAGGTTATTCAATTACTGTGCAATTAAAAGATGAGCATAGCGTAAAGAATGCTCCTTGGGTGAGCTTACTAGATGAAAGTGCAAAAATTGTGACCTCTCGCTTAGGTAAAGATCGACTACGTGTAGCGGGGACTGCTGAGTTTAACGGCTATAACCGTGACATACGGGCTGATCGTATTCAACCATTAGTGAATTGGGTAAACCGTAATTTTGATATTTCAACAGAGCATGTGGTGCCTTGGGCAGGGTTAAGACCTATGATGCCGAATATGTTGCCAGTAGTGAAACAATCTAAACAACCTCGCGTTTTTTATAATACAGGGCATGGGCATTTAGGTTGGACTTTGTCTGCAGCAACCGCAGTTTTAGTCGGTCAGGATATTGCTCAAAAATATCCAGCGTAG
- the adeN gene encoding multidrug efflux transcriptional repressor AdeN: MHDPVLESHHSVCDKPQTRRGIERRLALLLSATELFLDKGYDAVSLDDIVNHAGGSKASIYKYFGNKDGLFTAICDYRREMFFKDICIPFQPSQTSLRDYLVQTLIRFYTHIIQPEHIAFLRLVIEQTQCNATLSQYLYEKCAQDVQNTIAQALLLSHQAEEIFCASPDYSSLMYFGILRDIEWRMIMGMPLPPDEKEVIDYINYCVDIFLKGHHKD, translated from the coding sequence ATGCATGATCCAGTCCTTGAGTCACATCACTCAGTATGTGATAAACCACAAACACGTCGCGGTATTGAACGTCGTTTAGCATTATTGTTAAGCGCAACCGAGCTGTTTCTGGATAAAGGATATGATGCCGTTTCACTCGATGACATTGTGAATCATGCGGGTGGCTCAAAAGCTTCAATATATAAGTATTTTGGCAATAAAGATGGTTTATTCACAGCAATTTGCGACTATCGACGAGAAATGTTCTTTAAAGATATTTGCATTCCATTTCAGCCCTCACAAACCTCTCTACGCGATTATTTAGTTCAAACTCTTATTCGTTTTTATACTCATATTATTCAACCTGAACATATCGCTTTTTTACGTCTAGTTATTGAGCAAACCCAATGCAATGCAACTTTGAGCCAATACTTATATGAAAAGTGCGCTCAAGATGTACAAAACACAATTGCTCAGGCACTTTTACTCTCTCACCAAGCTGAAGAAATTTTTTGCGCATCTCCAGATTATTCTTCATTAATGTATTTTGGAATTTTACGTGATATTGAATGGCGTATGATTATGGGAATGCCACTCCCTCCTGATGAGAAAGAAGTCATTGATTATATTAATTATTGTGTAGATATTTTCTTAAAGGGCCATCATAAAGACTAA
- a CDS encoding protein tyrosine phosphatase family protein: protein MTTLEQSLSQIPAFSIIHEHLFSSAQPSAEQLKLIKEFGCSTVINLALTNASNHLENEDRICLDLGLNYIHIPIDWEMPSAEQCLLVLDLIDHLVQNEIVWIHCAKNKRVSCLMYVYRQFYMNMDMPASQDLLHEIWEPNETWTGLIHSITLQLQGRKATLELQQSLQQADHLV from the coding sequence ATGACAACCCTTGAACAATCATTATCTCAAATTCCCGCATTTTCGATTATTCATGAACATTTATTTAGCTCGGCCCAGCCTTCTGCTGAACAACTAAAATTGATTAAAGAGTTTGGTTGTAGCACAGTCATTAACCTTGCTTTAACTAATGCTTCAAATCATCTTGAGAATGAAGACCGTATTTGTTTAGACCTTGGTTTAAATTATATTCATATTCCAATTGATTGGGAGATGCCTTCTGCTGAGCAGTGCTTATTAGTTTTAGATCTAATTGATCATTTAGTGCAAAATGAAATTGTTTGGATACATTGCGCCAAAAATAAACGCGTAAGTTGCCTTATGTATGTTTATAGACAGTTTTATATGAATATGGATATGCCTGCATCTCAAGATTTATTACACGAAATTTGGGAACCTAATGAGACTTGGACTGGACTCATTCATAGTATTACCTTACAGCTACAAGGCCGTAAGGCAACTTTAGAACTTCAACAGTCTTTGCAGCAGGCCGATCACTTGGTGTGA
- the ispF gene encoding 2-C-methyl-D-erythritol 2,4-cyclodiphosphate synthase, giving the protein MVAQIRIGQGMDVHAFEEGNFVTLAGIQIPHTHGLKAHSDGDVVLHALCDALLGALALGDIGQHFPDTDPEYKGADSRVLLKHVYQLILDRGYQLNNADITVACERPKLAKHNLEMRQSIADVLNVDINQISIKATTTEKLGFTGRQEGILATATVLVSHHTK; this is encoded by the coding sequence ATGGTTGCTCAGATTCGTATTGGACAAGGAATGGATGTACACGCCTTTGAAGAGGGGAACTTCGTTACATTGGCGGGTATTCAAATTCCACATACACATGGTTTGAAAGCGCATTCTGATGGTGACGTGGTACTTCATGCGCTATGTGATGCTTTATTAGGTGCTTTAGCACTTGGTGATATTGGACAACATTTTCCTGATACTGACCCAGAATACAAAGGCGCAGATAGCCGAGTATTGTTAAAGCATGTTTATCAATTAATCTTAGACCGTGGTTATCAGTTAAATAATGCCGATATTACGGTGGCTTGCGAGCGTCCAAAATTAGCTAAGCATAATCTTGAAATGCGTCAAAGCATTGCTGATGTTTTAAATGTCGATATTAATCAAATTAGTATTAAAGCAACGACAACCGAAAAACTTGGGTTTACCGGTCGTCAAGAAGGTATTTTGGCTACAGCGACTGTTTTAGTCTCTCATCACACCAAGTGA